In Holophagales bacterium, one DNA window encodes the following:
- a CDS encoding PD40 domain-containing protein — translation MSKRTGSVSLGFVLAVVALAGASSVTAARADNALWLRTAAISPDGKHIAFSYRGDLWSVASTGGAATPLTVHAAYDTAPVWSPDGSQIAFASDRYGNFDLFVMPAAGGEARRLTFHSADDIPTSFTPDGTAVLFSSARLDSVTNVQFPTGAQPELYRVALAGGMPVQVLSTPALYASWDRAGSRLAYSDQKGYEMEWRKHDNSSFARDLWIYDQASGQHRRLTALGVDDRQPVWAPGDQALYYLSERSGSFNVWKLDLSDPTHPIQVTTHQVHPVRFLSISDAGDLCYTFDGEIWIRPAGAAASHQLAVTAAADRHDLDLAPVDVASEVSEFELSPDGKELAFVARGEVFVASVEHGTTRRITDTPGQERSVSFSPDGKSLLYAGERDGSWNLYRTDRLDPEEPAFFNATALRESAVLATPAEEFQPAFSPDGKEVAYLEERTTLKVLTLATGKTRTVLPGEMNYSYADGDQWYEWSPDGKSFAVQFLSPTRWSSEVGIVAATGGAPVFNLTKSGYEDERPHWTRKGEVLIWVTDRHGARLQAGWPAEQDVYAAFLTRQAWDRFRLDEAAFAQLAEKEKDADKKKDEAKDKAKDKAKEGAKSDDKSRVEPAEPVTLELDAIEDRTIRLSLHSADLAGADLTPDGETLVYLARFEKGYDLWKYEPRTKEVKLLAKLDAERNAALRLDPEGKKAIVLADDHLLTVELESGKTTPVRIAARLELRPAEERAALFEHAWRQTQKKFYVENLHGVDWQAMKRAYARFLPHVDNNRDFADLISELQGELNASHTGGRYRPNRNDGDATAALGFFPDPTWSGEGVRVLEVLEGGPLQKAGGKVAAGVVIAAIDSQAIAAGANWYPLLNRKAGIPVRLALLDPSSGKRWEETVKPITWGEQGPLLYERWVRSRRAEVERLSGGRLGYAHIRGMNDGAYREIFEEIFGRAVDKEAIILDTRFNGGGNLVEPLTVFLSGKVYYRAVPRGRQVGVEPSMRWTKPSIVVMNEGNYSDAHCFPTAYKALGLGETVGMQVPGTCTSVWWERLQDRSLTFGIPEVGYLDPAGDLTENKHLDPDYVVDNDPAVEAAGRDQQLEKAVEVLLAKLPKR, via the coding sequence ATGTCGAAGCGGACCGGATCGGTGTCCCTCGGGTTCGTGCTGGCCGTCGTCGCGCTGGCCGGCGCCTCGAGCGTGACGGCGGCGCGAGCCGACAACGCGCTCTGGCTGCGCACCGCGGCCATCTCCCCTGACGGCAAGCACATTGCCTTCAGCTACCGCGGCGACCTGTGGAGCGTCGCCTCCACCGGCGGCGCCGCGACACCGCTGACCGTTCACGCCGCCTACGACACCGCGCCGGTGTGGTCTCCCGACGGGAGCCAGATCGCCTTCGCATCGGATCGCTACGGCAATTTCGATCTGTTCGTCATGCCGGCTGCCGGAGGCGAGGCGCGCCGCCTCACGTTCCATTCCGCCGACGACATCCCGACCAGCTTCACTCCCGACGGAACGGCCGTGCTCTTCTCTTCGGCGCGCCTCGACAGCGTGACCAACGTCCAGTTCCCGACCGGCGCCCAGCCCGAGCTCTATCGCGTCGCCCTGGCCGGGGGCATGCCTGTTCAGGTGCTGTCGACCCCGGCGCTCTATGCGAGCTGGGATCGCGCCGGCTCACGACTCGCCTACTCCGACCAGAAGGGCTACGAGATGGAGTGGCGCAAGCACGACAACTCCTCGTTCGCCCGAGACCTCTGGATCTACGACCAGGCGAGCGGGCAGCATCGCCGGCTCACCGCGCTCGGCGTCGACGACCGCCAGCCGGTGTGGGCACCGGGCGACCAGGCGCTCTATTACCTCTCGGAGCGCAGCGGCAGCTTCAACGTCTGGAAGCTCGACCTGTCCGACCCGACCCATCCGATCCAGGTCACCACACACCAGGTCCACCCCGTCCGCTTCCTCAGCATCTCCGACGCCGGCGATCTCTGTTACACCTTCGACGGCGAGATCTGGATCCGCCCGGCTGGCGCCGCCGCAAGTCACCAACTCGCGGTGACCGCTGCCGCCGATCGCCACGACCTCGACCTGGCTCCGGTCGACGTCGCCTCCGAGGTGAGCGAGTTCGAGCTCTCCCCGGACGGCAAGGAGTTGGCGTTCGTCGCCCGCGGCGAGGTCTTCGTCGCCTCGGTCGAGCACGGGACGACGCGCCGCATCACCGACACGCCAGGACAGGAGCGCTCGGTGAGCTTCTCGCCCGACGGCAAGAGCCTCCTCTACGCCGGTGAGCGCGACGGAAGCTGGAACCTCTACCGGACCGATCGTCTCGACCCGGAAGAGCCGGCGTTCTTCAACGCCACGGCGCTCCGGGAGAGTGCGGTCCTGGCGACGCCAGCCGAAGAGTTCCAGCCGGCCTTCTCTCCCGACGGCAAGGAGGTCGCGTACCTCGAGGAGCGCACGACCCTCAAGGTGCTCACGCTCGCCACCGGAAAGACCCGCACGGTCCTGCCGGGGGAGATGAACTATTCGTATGCCGACGGCGACCAGTGGTACGAGTGGTCGCCCGACGGAAAGAGCTTCGCCGTGCAGTTCCTGAGTCCGACGCGCTGGTCGAGCGAGGTGGGAATCGTCGCCGCGACCGGCGGCGCCCCGGTCTTCAACCTGACGAAGAGCGGCTACGAAGACGAACGTCCGCACTGGACCCGCAAGGGGGAGGTGCTGATCTGGGTCACCGATCGCCACGGAGCGCGGCTCCAGGCCGGATGGCCAGCCGAGCAGGACGTCTACGCCGCCTTCCTGACGCGCCAGGCGTGGGATCGATTCCGGCTCGACGAAGCCGCCTTCGCTCAGCTCGCCGAGAAGGAAAAGGACGCCGACAAGAAGAAGGACGAGGCGAAGGACAAGGCCAAGGACAAGGCCAAGGAGGGTGCGAAGTCCGACGACAAGTCGCGGGTCGAACCGGCCGAGCCGGTGACCCTCGAGCTCGACGCGATCGAAGACCGCACGATCCGTCTCTCGCTCCACTCGGCCGATCTTGCCGGCGCCGACCTCACTCCCGACGGCGAGACGCTGGTCTATCTCGCCCGTTTCGAGAAGGGCTACGACCTGTGGAAGTACGAGCCGCGCACCAAGGAGGTCAAGCTCCTCGCCAAGCTCGACGCCGAGCGCAACGCAGCCCTCCGCCTCGACCCCGAAGGGAAGAAGGCGATCGTGCTCGCCGACGACCATCTGCTGACCGTCGAGCTCGAGTCCGGCAAGACGACCCCGGTGAGGATCGCCGCGCGTCTCGAGCTCCGGCCGGCCGAGGAGCGTGCCGCACTCTTCGAACACGCCTGGCGCCAGACGCAGAAGAAGTTCTACGTCGAGAACCTCCACGGCGTCGACTGGCAGGCGATGAAGCGTGCCTATGCCCGTTTCCTGCCGCACGTCGACAACAACCGCGACTTCGCCGACCTGATCTCCGAGCTGCAGGGAGAGCTCAACGCGTCGCATACCGGCGGGCGCTATCGCCCGAATCGCAACGACGGCGACGCGACGGCGGCGCTCGGGTTCTTCCCCGATCCGACGTGGAGCGGCGAGGGCGTGCGCGTCCTCGAGGTGCTGGAGGGCGGACCGCTGCAGAAAGCCGGAGGGAAGGTGGCCGCCGGCGTGGTGATCGCGGCCATCGACAGCCAGGCGATCGCTGCGGGAGCCAACTGGTACCCCCTGCTCAATCGCAAGGCCGGGATCCCCGTGCGTCTCGCGCTCCTCGACCCCTCAAGCGGCAAGCGCTGGGAGGAGACGGTCAAACCGATCACTTGGGGCGAGCAGGGGCCGCTGCTCTACGAGCGCTGGGTGCGCTCGCGACGCGCCGAGGTCGAGCGCCTCTCCGGCGGCAGGCTCGGCTACGCCCACATCCGCGGCATGAACGACGGCGCCTATCGCGAGATCTTCGAAGAGATCTTCGGCCGCGCGGTGGACAAGGAGGCGATCATCCTCGACACGCGCTTCAACGGCGGCGGCAATCTCGTCGAGCCGCTCACCGTCTTCCTGTCCGGGAAGGTCTACTACCGGGCGGTGCCGCGCGGGCGCCAGGTCGGCGTCGAGCCGTCGATGCGCTGGACCAAGCCGTCGATCGTGGTGATGAACGAAGGCAACTACTCCGACGCCCACTGCTTCCCCACCGCCTACAAGGCCCTCGGTCTCGGCGAAACGGTCGGCATGCAGGTGCCAGGGACCTGCACGTCGGTCTGGTGGGAGCGGCTGCAGGACCGTTCGCTCACCTTCGGCATCCCCGAGGTCGGCTACCTCGACCCGGCGGGAGACCTGACCGAGAACAAGCACCTCGATCCCGACTACGTCGTCGACAACGACCCGGCGGTCGAGGCCGCGGGTCGCGACCAGCAACTCGAGAAGGCCGTCGAGGTCCTTCTCGCCAAGCTGCCGAAGAGGTGA
- a CDS encoding YceH family protein, translating to MAHSRPLDAVELRLLGALMEKERTTPEQYPLTVSALLTACNQKTSREPVMELSETVLVEALDRLRAEVLVWRIDSARAERWRHCLDRRWQLDTSGKLAVMALLLLRGAQTAAELRTRSERLHRFASLDEVEAVLARLASEPDALVRELPRRPGQRETRWIHLAGTAEVQRELEGGGEPRPVAAGLEPPEVGPGTGPTPLSERVTRLEAQVAELVASLAELRTRLGE from the coding sequence ATGGCCCATTCCCGCCCTCTCGACGCCGTCGAGCTGCGCCTGCTCGGTGCGCTCATGGAGAAGGAGCGCACGACTCCCGAGCAGTATCCGCTCACCGTCAGCGCGCTCCTCACCGCCTGCAATCAGAAGACGAGCCGGGAGCCGGTCATGGAGCTCTCGGAGACGGTCCTGGTCGAGGCCCTCGACCGGTTGCGCGCCGAAGTGCTGGTCTGGCGGATCGACAGCGCCCGCGCCGAGCGCTGGCGTCACTGCCTCGACCGGCGCTGGCAGCTCGACACGTCGGGGAAGCTCGCGGTGATGGCGCTCCTGCTCTTGCGCGGTGCCCAGACGGCCGCCGAGCTGCGGACCCGCAGCGAGCGGCTGCACCGCTTCGCCTCGCTCGACGAGGTCGAAGCAGTGCTCGCCCGCCTGGCAAGCGAGCCCGATGCGCTGGTGCGCGAGCTGCCGCGGCGTCCCGGCCAGCGCGAGACCCGGTGGATCCATCTGGCCGGCACGGCCGAGGTGCAGCGCGAGTTGGAGGGTGGCGGAGAGCCACGTCCCGTGGCCGCGGGGCTCGAGCCGCCGGAAGTTGGCCCAGGTACCGGCCCGACGCCGCTCAGCGAGCGGGTCACCCGCCTCGAAGCGCAAGTCGCCGAGCTCGTCGCGAGCCTCGCCGAGCTGCGCACCCGCCTCGGCGAGTAG
- a CDS encoding UbiD family decarboxylase — protein MSHEETLFPDLRAFLAQLRRDEDLVEIDAPVDARWEAAEIHRRVIAAGGPALLFRNVRGAEIPLVTNLFGTARRAELAFGRRPLELVRRLVEVAQTILPPTPAKLWEARDVLSQAMRIGFRRRTAGPVTDIVTDDVRLDRLPVLTTWPEDGGPFITLPLVYTEHPDPRHAGSPIGRSNLGMYRAQVFDARTTGLHCQIGKGGGFHYAAAEARDEALPVTLSLGGPPALILAAIAPLPENVPELLLASLLAGRRLPLCDGPGAHALVADAEIALVGRAPARVRRSEGPFGDHYGYYSLAHDYPVFEVEHLCRRRDAIFPATVVGKPRQEDFFIGDLLQELLSPLFPLVMPAVESLWSYGETGYHSLAAAVVKERYGREALASAFRILGEGQLALTKFLLVVDRAVDLKDFRATLVHLLERTRPECDLYVFANTSMDTLDYAGPRVNEGSKGIWLGLGEPVRELPRELALVATPPADVTDVRVFCPGCLVVGTRPFAEDRDAAARVAAHPAFAGWPLVVVSDEPRRAVASPMNFLWTTFTRFEPAADLHAAATSVARHHLAYTPPIVIDARMKPWYPKELSCDPQTAASVSRRWKEYFPAGKVEMGDSERGHLTGS, from the coding sequence GTGAGTCACGAAGAGACCCTCTTCCCCGACCTCCGCGCCTTCCTCGCGCAGCTTCGTCGCGACGAGGATCTCGTCGAGATCGACGCTCCGGTCGACGCGCGATGGGAGGCGGCCGAGATCCACCGCCGCGTCATCGCCGCCGGCGGACCGGCGCTGCTCTTCCGCAACGTGCGCGGCGCCGAGATCCCCCTGGTCACCAACCTGTTCGGCACCGCGCGCCGCGCCGAGCTGGCGTTCGGCCGCCGGCCGCTGGAGCTCGTCCGCCGGCTGGTCGAGGTGGCGCAGACGATCCTGCCACCGACGCCCGCCAAGCTCTGGGAGGCGCGCGACGTCCTCTCCCAGGCGATGCGGATCGGCTTCCGACGGCGAACGGCGGGACCAGTCACCGACATCGTCACCGACGACGTCCGGCTCGATCGCCTGCCGGTGCTCACCACCTGGCCCGAAGACGGCGGCCCGTTCATCACGCTGCCGCTCGTCTACACCGAGCACCCCGATCCGCGCCACGCCGGTTCGCCCATCGGCCGCAGCAACCTCGGCATGTACCGCGCCCAGGTCTTCGACGCCCGGACGACCGGCCTGCACTGCCAGATCGGCAAGGGCGGAGGATTCCACTACGCGGCCGCCGAGGCGCGCGACGAAGCGTTGCCGGTGACGCTCTCGCTCGGCGGACCGCCGGCGCTGATCCTCGCCGCCATCGCCCCCCTGCCGGAGAACGTGCCGGAGTTGCTGCTCGCCTCGCTGCTCGCCGGCCGGCGCCTGCCGCTCTGCGACGGCCCCGGAGCGCACGCGCTGGTGGCCGATGCCGAGATCGCGCTGGTCGGCAGGGCGCCAGCGCGGGTGCGGCGCAGCGAGGGGCCGTTCGGTGACCACTACGGCTACTACTCGCTCGCCCACGACTACCCGGTGTTCGAGGTCGAGCACCTCTGCCGGCGACGCGATGCGATCTTCCCCGCCACCGTGGTCGGCAAGCCGCGCCAGGAGGACTTCTTCATCGGCGACCTCCTGCAGGAGCTGCTCTCGCCGCTCTTCCCGCTGGTCATGCCGGCGGTCGAGTCGCTCTGGTCGTATGGCGAGACGGGCTACCACTCGCTCGCCGCCGCCGTCGTCAAGGAGCGCTACGGGCGCGAGGCGCTCGCCTCGGCCTTCCGCATCCTCGGCGAAGGGCAGCTGGCGCTCACCAAGTTCCTGCTGGTGGTCGACCGTGCGGTCGACCTCAAAGACTTTCGCGCCACGCTCGTCCACCTGCTTGAGCGCACGCGACCGGAGTGCGACCTCTACGTCTTCGCCAACACGTCGATGGACACGCTCGACTACGCTGGCCCGCGCGTCAACGAGGGCTCGAAAGGGATCTGGCTCGGCCTCGGCGAACCGGTGCGCGAGCTCCCCCGCGAGCTCGCGCTGGTCGCCACGCCGCCGGCCGACGTCACCGACGTGCGCGTCTTCTGCCCGGGCTGTCTCGTGGTCGGCACGCGACCGTTCGCCGAGGATCGCGACGCCGCCGCGCGCGTCGCCGCCCACCCGGCCTTCGCCGGCTGGCCGCTCGTCGTCGTCTCCGACGAGCCGCGGCGCGCCGTCGCCTCGCCGATGAACTTCCTTTGGACGACCTTCACCCGATTCGAGCCCGCCGCCGACCTGCACGCGGCGGCGACCTCCGTCGCCCGGCATCACCTCGCCTACACCCCGCCGATCGTCATCGATGCGCGAATGAAGCCCTGGTACCCCAAGGAGCTCTCGTGCGACCCGCAGACAGCGGCATCGGTCTCGCGCCGATGGAAGGAGTACTTCCCGGCGGGCAAGGTCGAGATGGGGGACTCCGAGCGCGGACACCTGACCGGAAGCTGA